Below is a window of Bacteroidota bacterium DNA.
CAGGTTTTAAACTTAAAGAGTCAGGATTAAGTCATTGGAAAACCCCAAACTTTTCAAATAATGAAAGCGGTTTTACAGCACTTCCTTCAGGAACAAGAGATGGGTATTATGGAACTTATTTGAATATTGGATTTTATGGGTTTTGGTGGACTTCAACTCCATATTTAGATCTTATGCAATGGGCAAATTACAGATGCATGATAAATGAGGAAAGAAATGTGTATCGACAGCGGATAATGAATACTGCTGGCCATTCTGTCCGCTGTATCAGGGATTAGAAATTATTTTAAATCTTGTGCATGCAGGTCATGCCCCATTTTATCCTTTTTTGTTTTCAGATATTTTTGGTTGAATTCATTAGGCTCAATCTCTAAAGGTATATGTTCTGAAATATTAAGACCATATCCTTGCAGGCCAATTCGTTTCGCAGGATTATTCGAAATAAGTTTAATATTATTTACGTTCAAGTCGCGTAAAATTTGAGCACCTACTCCATAATCTCTTTCATCAGGTTGAAAGCCTAAATGAAGATTCGCCTCTACAGTATCAAAACCGTTTTCCTGTAGTTTATAAGCTTTTAGTTTGTTTACCAAACCAATTCCTCGCCCTTCCTGATTCATATAAATAACAACACCTTTGCCATCATCTTCCACCATTTGCATGGCTTTATGCAGCTGAGGTCCGCAGTCGCAGCGGTATGATCCAAAAATATCTCCTGTTACACAAGATGAGTGAACCCGAACCATAATGGGTTCGTCTGCTTCCCATTTTCCTTTAACCAATGCCAGATGAACTTCGTTTGTTGTTAATTGTTTGTAGGCAATAACATCGAAATCGCCAAATTCAGTAGGTAAATCTACATCAATCAATCGTTCAATTAATGATTCAGTAGATAATCGGTAGGCAATTAGGTCTTTTATCGAGATGATTTTGAGATCAAACTTTTTAGCAATTTTAAAAAGCTGAGGAAGCCTTGCCATGGTTCCATCGTCATTTAAAATTTCGACCAAAGCTCCGACAGGCTCAAAACCTGCTAAACGAGCCAGATCAATAGTTGCTTCTGTATGTCCTGACCTACGCAATACGCCACCTTCTTTTGCTCGCAAAGGAAATATATGTCCGGGTTTTCCAAAGTCTTCAGGTTTAGTTTCCGGGGCAATTAATGCCTGTATTGTTTTAGACCGATCAGCTGCAGAAATTCCGGTTGTACATCCATGCCCATTTAGGTCGATAGATACGGTAAAAGGAGTTTCATGTAAAGCAGTATTATTGGTTACCATCAGTTCCAAGCCTAATTCATCAGCTCGCGATTCGATTAAGGGTGCACAAATTAATCCTCGACCTTCTTTAGCCATAAAATTAATTTGTTCAGGGGTAGCATTTCTGGCAGCTGTAACAAAGTCTCCCTCATTTTCTCTGTCCTCGTCATCAACAACGATTATTAATTTTCCCTTCTTGATGTCCTCTATTGCCTCTGTTACTTTGTTTAACATCTTACTGATATCTTTGAGTGGGTTGCCATATATTCGACTTAACCCCTTTAATAAACTTAAAAAAACCAATCAATAAAGCCAAATTCATCAAATAGAAATGGCTTATAAAACGCAACAAATTTAAGTGAAGATTAATACTGCGCAAGAAAGTATCCATTAATGGAATAATTAGTAATATAATTTGTCCAAAAAGGCTGATCTGAAAAAATAGTCCTTTCTGAAAAAGCATGACATTGGAGGTTAAAAGAAGTAGCAAAAAAAATGGGCCTAGCCAGCGTAATATTTTGTGAGAAACAAAACTAAAGGAAACACCAGAATAAAGGGGCCATATTAGCTTCCAATAACGAAAAAGATTCTGAAAATTACCAATTGAAATACGCACTTTCCGCCTAAACTCTTCTTTGATTTTGTTTGAGATATCTTCATAACAAATGGCATGAAGCTCGTTAATGCAAACACCTTTATTTTCGATTACATTCATGGTAATGTAAAAATCATCCATGAAAAAACGAGCAGGAACAGCTGCATAATATTGCGGGCGAATGGAATAACAACCACCAAAAGCGCCAATCATTGAACCCCACAGAATTCCTTCCTGATATTTAATCAAATTTTCGCGGCTGATATATTTTTCTTCCTGAAAGGAAATACCGTCTTTTCTGAAGCGTGAATTAATAATATTACCACCAACCAACGATATCTCATTGTTTTTATAATGCTTCACTAATTGGTAAATGGTATCTTCTTCAAAAATCACATTGGCATCTGTTAAAATGAAAATTTCGTTACTTGCATTTTTAACCAATTCGTTTATGATAGATGATTTTCCTGTTCGTCCCGGGAACTTAAACAGTTTTAAATTCGAATAGTTTGCTTCAAAGCTTTTAATAATTTCATTGGTTTTATCGGTAGATGCATCTGAACCTATCAGGAATTCAATTTTGTCGATAGGGTAATTGCTTTCAAATGTTTTACGAATTTTTTCTTCAATAACTAATTCCTCATTGTAAGCTGCCAATAAAATGGAAACGCTAGGTAATTCCATATCATTCGGTTGAAAAACAAGATCATTTTGTTTTTTATTACGAGCCAAAAATGCAATTATCCATGGGTAAAACAGGTAGGACTGTAAAATACAGAAAATGCTTAATATGAAAATAATTTCCCAAATCATAATTAGCTGTGCTTCTTATTAATGGGTTTAATTTGTTGCAGTTTTGACAGAAAATTCTCGATTATCTCTTTGTTATTGTATTTAGTTTGGACCAATTTAATTGCTTCTGCTCCAATTTTTGCTGCCAGTGATTTGTCAGCTTGAAGCAACCTTGTTTTTTCAAGAAAAGCTTGTGGACTATCGGCAATCAGTATATTTTTCCCATCCTCATAGGCAATTCCTTCGGCTCCAACCTGAGTTGAGATTATACATTTACCCAATGCCATTCCTTCAATTACTTTTATACGCATGCCACTTCCCGAAATAAGCGGAACTATCATAACTTCATTTTCCTTGATAAAGGCATGAGCATCGTCTACTTCACCAATGATTTTAACTCCGGGGTGTTTGCTATCCAGAAAAGATTTGGGCATGTTTCGACCCGCAACCTGAAACGTTAATGTGGGAAATTCAGCATATATCAATGGCCATATATCCATTAAAAACCATTCCAGAGCTTCCTGATTTGGGAGCCAATCGAGGGCTCCTAAATGAAAAAATGTTTGTGGTTTTGTTTTTTGAGGATCGGCTTTAAAAAGTTCAAAATCGATTCCTGAAGGCGTGGTGATTAATGGGATTTTACATCCATTGTCTCTGAAAAAATCACCATCCATATCCGTAATTGGTGCAATGGCATCAAAAGAATTAAGTGTACCTATCTCAAATTTCTTCAACCTCTTTACCATCACATTGAGGAAAAGTTTTTTTAATCCGCTGGTTTGTCTGGCTAGCCGTTGCCATATGAGGTGCTCTACATTATGCGATCTTAATACAACCAAAGCATTGCTGCATTGTTTGATTAGTGGTAAGTACATACTAACCTTCAAACTTTCAATGATAATTATATCATAGGAATTCCTTTTCAGTAAGTTTTTTAGTTTGAACTTAAAAGCTGTATCGGAATAGCGAGTAAGGTAATAGGGCTTATTGGTAAAAAAATTAAAAAAAGCACCAATCAGCGTAATATCACTATTAATTCGCTGGCTATGAAACTCACCCAATTTTTGAATTGATTCTGGTAAATTATTCAGATCTATATCATGTTTATTTGTGATCGGCACAAGTAATGTCAAATTTACGCCAGTATCAGCAAGCCCTTTGCTCAAATTATACATGGCAATAGCTCCGCCATCTTTCAATGGGTAAGGCATTCGAAAGCAGAGTTGAAGGATATTCATTTTATTACTTGTAAAAGATTATTCGATCTGTAATTTGCAAAATTAAAGGAATTTAGATTTGGTCACTGTTTATTTTTAATTTGTTTGCAATCCATTCCATGAAACGTTCATATTTTTCATTGCTAAATAAAACGGAATCTGAATTTGCCTTGAAGGTTAGGAAAATAGCAACAGGTGTAAGCACAAAAACAGGCAACCACATTCCAAACCAAGGGTCTACAATTAATTGCTTGGAAAGCTTTTCACCAGTCATTGAAATAACATGAAAAGAAATGAAAAGAAAAATGGAAACTACTGTAGGCATGCCCAATCCCCCTTTTCGAATAATAGCCCCCATGGGAGCACCAATTAGAAACAAGAGTAGTATAACAATTGATAGAATAATCTTTCTATGCCATTCAATTTGATAACCAACCATGGCAACATTTAAAACGTTGAGGGTACTTGCAGGAGATCCCACCAAATGCTTGGCAGTTCTCGAATTTGCAAGTGCTCTTCTATAAATCAATTCTTTATCTTTAAGTTGAAACTGAACAAGCATACTATCCATATTCATAATCAAGCTATCATCGGAAATTCCCATAAATGAGCTGTCTTTCAGAAAATAAAGGTATGGCCTTAGGTATTCGCGGGTTTTAGGCTTCAACTCTTCCATCTCTATTCTTACAGAATCTTGCTTATTCGTTAATTCGCCCATATTGAGCATTTTAAAATTGCCTTTAAACAATTGCACATCCGAACGGTCGAATTTGAAAGATGATAGATCAAAAACAATTTGATATTCTTCAAAACCCAGCTGACTATGAGGTAATGTTTGGTGTGAGTTTTTTAAAGTTCGGATTTCTTCATAACGATGTCCATTGTATAGCGTTAAACTCAGTAAATTTTCCTCCTCATTATGTTTCATTTTTCCCTTCTCTGCTCGAATTACAATTAAATTTTCCGATCCGGTAGTATGGTCATAAATCAGTACATCATAAATATCTTCACCATTTTTATCCTTTTGACCAACACGAATATTGTATTGATCTATTCCATTATAAAAAAGACCATCTTTTAAGTCAAAGGAGGGTTTTTTTTCTTGTACATCATACAGCAAGGTGCCAAATTTTAAATTAGCATTAGGAAGTGTATAATTTGAAAAAAGAAAAGCACCTGCCCCAATAAAAAGCATGCTGAAGAAAAGAGGCGAAATAACGCGAACCAGTGAAACGCCTGAGGATTTATATGCCATGAGCTCGTTGTTTTCTGCCAATCCGCCAAAGGTCATGATGGAGGAGAGTAAAACAGCAAGAGGAAGAGCTAATGGAACCAAGTGAGCTGAAGCATAAAAAAGCAATTCTGCAATGATATACCATTCCAGACCTTTCCCTGCCAATTCGTCAACATATTTCCATAGAAACTGCATTACGAGAACAAACAGGGCTATAAAAAAGGTAATTATAAATGGACCTGTGTAATGTCTAAATGATAATTTTATAAGTTTTCTCACGAATCTGTTTATGCAAAAACAGGTGCAATTTAGGTCATTCCTATCTATTTTGCTTCTATGACAACAGCTTTAATGGTATAGTTGTTGTCAATTCAGCATTCTTGTTAATGATCGAGCTCAGGTTAATACAGAATGTTTAATTTTGCTTCATTATAAATGATGGTTTTTATTAAAATACAGCGAATCAAAAAATTACAATGTCGAATACTCTAGCCAAGGTTCTAACCTCAGTGTTTGGAAACAAGTCTGACAGGGATGTAAAGTCAGCAACGCCTTTAGTAATTAAAATTAATGAGGCATATGAGAAATTCCACTCCTATTCGGATGATGAGATAAGAGAGAATACTACGAAATTCAGAAATCAAATTCAAGAGCATCTGAATTCAATTGATGATAAAATTAGTACAATTAAGAACTCAATTGATACGGATCTGGATATGCAACCAGAGGATAAGGAAGAATTGTATCGTAATATAGATAAGCTTGAAAAAGAAAGAAATGAGGAACTTGAAAAAGTACTAAAGCAAGTACTTCCTGAGGCATTTGCCACAATGAAGCAAGTTTCCAAGAGGCTTACAGAAAATAAACAATTGGTTGTTACAGCCAATGATAGGGATAAGGAATTAGCTGTTTCTAAAGATTATGTAAAGATACAAGGTGATCAGGCGACTTATGCTAATGAGTGGGATGCTGCAGGTGGATTAATCAAATGGGAAATGGTTCATTATGATGTTCAGCTGATTGGAGGAGTTGTTCTTCACGAAGGTAA
It encodes the following:
- a CDS encoding glycosyltransferase, with protein sequence MIWEIIFILSIFCILQSYLFYPWIIAFLARNKKQNDLVFQPNDMELPSVSILLAAYNEELVIEEKIRKTFESNYPIDKIEFLIGSDASTDKTNEIIKSFEANYSNLKLFKFPGRTGKSSIINELVKNASNEIFILTDANVIFEEDTIYQLVKHYKNNEISLVGGNIINSRFRKDGISFQEEKYISRENLIKYQEGILWGSMIGAFGGCYSIRPQYYAAVPARFFMDDFYITMNVIENKGVCINELHAICYEDISNKIKEEFRRKVRISIGNFQNLFRYWKLIWPLYSGVSFSFVSHKILRWLGPFFLLLLLTSNVMLFQKGLFFQISLFGQIILLIIPLMDTFLRSINLHLNLLRFISHFYLMNLALLIGFFKFIKGVKSNIWQPTQRYQ
- a CDS encoding glycosyltransferase, producing the protein MPYPLKDGGAIAMYNLSKGLADTGVNLTLLVPITNKHDIDLNNLPESIQKLGEFHSQRINSDITLIGAFFNFFTNKPYYLTRYSDTAFKFKLKNLLKRNSYDIIIIESLKVSMYLPLIKQCSNALVVLRSHNVEHLIWQRLARQTSGLKKLFLNVMVKRLKKFEIGTLNSFDAIAPITDMDGDFFRDNGCKIPLITTPSGIDFELFKADPQKTKPQTFFHLGALDWLPNQEALEWFLMDIWPLIYAEFPTLTFQVAGRNMPKSFLDSKHPGVKIIGEVDDAHAFIKENEVMIVPLISGSGMRIKVIEGMALGKCIISTQVGAEGIAYEDGKNILIADSPQAFLEKTRLLQADKSLAAKIGAEAIKLVQTKYNNKEIIENFLSKLQQIKPINKKHS
- a CDS encoding YjgP/YjgQ family permease, with the protein product MRKLIKLSFRHYTGPFIITFFIALFVLVMQFLWKYVDELAGKGLEWYIIAELLFYASAHLVPLALPLAVLLSSIMTFGGLAENNELMAYKSSGVSLVRVISPLFFSMLFIGAGAFLFSNYTLPNANLKFGTLLYDVQEKKPSFDLKDGLFYNGIDQYNIRVGQKDKNGEDIYDVLIYDHTTGSENLIVIRAEKGKMKHNEEENLLSLTLYNGHRYEEIRTLKNSHQTLPHSQLGFEEYQIVFDLSSFKFDRSDVQLFKGNFKMLNMGELTNKQDSVRIEMEELKPKTREYLRPYLYFLKDSSFMGISDDSLIMNMDSMLVQFQLKDKELIYRRALANSRTAKHLVGSPASTLNVLNVAMVGYQIEWHRKIILSIVILLLFLIGAPMGAIIRKGGLGMPTVVSIFLFISFHVISMTGEKLSKQLIVDPWFGMWLPVFVLTPVAIFLTFKANSDSVLFSNEKYERFMEWIANKLKINSDQI
- a CDS encoding bifunctional 3,4-dihydroxy-2-butanone-4-phosphate synthase/GTP cyclohydrolase II translates to MLNKVTEAIEDIKKGKLIIVVDDEDRENEGDFVTAARNATPEQINFMAKEGRGLICAPLIESRADELGLELMVTNNTALHETPFTVSIDLNGHGCTTGISAADRSKTIQALIAPETKPEDFGKPGHIFPLRAKEGGVLRRSGHTEATIDLARLAGFEPVGALVEILNDDGTMARLPQLFKIAKKFDLKIISIKDLIAYRLSTESLIERLIDVDLPTEFGDFDVIAYKQLTTNEVHLALVKGKWEADEPIMVRVHSSCVTGDIFGSYRCDCGPQLHKAMQMVEDDGKGVVIYMNQEGRGIGLVNKLKAYKLQENGFDTVEANLHLGFQPDERDYGVGAQILRDLNVNNIKLISNNPAKRIGLQGYGLNISEHIPLEIEPNEFNQKYLKTKKDKMGHDLHAQDLK